Proteins encoded together in one Prevotella scopos JCM 17725 window:
- a CDS encoding isoprenyl transferase, with amino-acid sequence MAEELDMTRIPQHIAITMDGNGRWATERNKPRSYGHQAGVDTVRRITSECVRLGVKFLTLYTFSTENWNRPTDEIAALMGLVLTSLEDEIFMKNNVRFRVIGDMARLPEEVQKKLRETEEHTAKNSAMTMVVALSYSARWEITKAMREIVAEYQANSSEPLLSEMITEEMISEHLETNFMPDPDLLIRTGGELRISNYLLWQIAYSELYFCDTYWPDFNEQDLQKAIASFQSRQRRFGKTEKQIEENENN; translated from the coding sequence ATGGCAGAAGAATTAGATATGACACGAATACCCCAGCACATTGCTATCACAATGGATGGTAATGGACGTTGGGCAACAGAACGGAACAAGCCACGCTCCTACGGACATCAGGCAGGAGTTGATACCGTACGTCGCATCACATCTGAATGTGTACGATTGGGAGTGAAGTTTCTCACGCTCTATACCTTTTCAACTGAGAATTGGAATCGTCCTACCGATGAAATTGCAGCGTTGATGGGACTTGTGCTTACGTCTTTAGAAGATGAAATCTTCATGAAGAATAATGTGCGTTTCCGTGTTATTGGTGATATGGCACGTCTGCCAGAAGAAGTGCAGAAGAAATTGCGTGAGACGGAAGAACATACCGCAAAGAACTCCGCAATGACGATGGTTGTGGCTCTTAGCTACAGTGCACGTTGGGAGATAACAAAAGCGATGAGGGAGATTGTTGCAGAATATCAGGCTAACAGCTCTGAACCTTTGCTTTCCGAAATGATTACAGAAGAGATGATTAGCGAGCATTTGGAAACAAACTTCATGCCTGATCCTGACCTCTTGATAAGGACGGGTGGCGAGCTTCGCATCTCCAATTACCTCTTATGGCAGATAGCTTATTCTGAGCTATACTTCTGTGATACCTATTGGCCTGACTTCAACGAGCAGGATTTGCAGAAAGCCATAGCAAGTTTCCAGAGCAGACAGCGTCGCTTTGGAAAGACTGAGAAACAAATAGAAGAAAACGAAAACAATTAA
- a CDS encoding DUF6089 family protein, translated as MKRFVINLLLVLAATPLWAQSDAEYKMEIGAGVGMMGYLGDFNESLLKDLQPMGTVLARYNFSPYMGLKMNVSFGKMKGSSADVKTYYPRFASAPYTFDNSLVDVGVAYEYNFLPYGTGRDYRGAQRLSPYVTIGLGATYVNIKGGDRKSVLTANLPIGLGVKYKVSERMNVGLQWALHFSLSDELDGQKDPYGIKSSGLFKNTDSYSTLQLTFSYSFMTKCKTCHNEDE; from the coding sequence ATGAAACGTTTCGTCATCAACCTCCTACTTGTCCTTGCAGCTACACCTCTCTGGGCGCAGTCTGACGCAGAGTATAAGATGGAGATTGGTGCTGGTGTCGGTATGATGGGGTACTTAGGCGACTTTAATGAGTCGTTGCTGAAGGACCTGCAGCCGATGGGAACGGTGTTAGCAAGATATAATTTCAGCCCATACATGGGATTAAAGATGAACGTATCGTTTGGAAAGATGAAAGGTTCGTCAGCTGATGTCAAGACTTACTATCCACGTTTTGCTTCAGCTCCCTATACATTTGACAACTCATTGGTTGACGTTGGTGTTGCTTACGAATATAACTTCCTTCCATATGGTACAGGTCGTGACTATCGTGGTGCACAGCGCTTGTCACCATACGTGACAATAGGATTAGGTGCCACCTATGTTAATATTAAAGGCGGTGACCGCAAGTCGGTGCTCACAGCGAATCTTCCAATCGGATTGGGTGTGAAGTATAAGGTCAGTGAGCGTATGAATGTCGGTTTGCAGTGGGCATTACACTTCTCGTTGAGCGATGAGTTAGACGGACAGAAAGATCCCTACGGCATTAAGAGTAGCGGACTATTTAAGAATACAGACAGCTATTCAACCCTACAGCTGACGTTCTCTTATAGTTTTATGACAAAGTGTAAGACTTGTCATAATGAGGACGAGTAA